In Mustela lutreola isolate mMusLut2 chromosome 1, mMusLut2.pri, whole genome shotgun sequence, one genomic interval encodes:
- the HS3ST1 gene encoding heparan sulfate glucosamine 3-O-sulfotransferase 1 gives MVTSTAALLLGAVLLVAQLQLVPSRPATPGAEPGQLELARRGATLQGEGQEGAAPNGSAQQLPQTIIIGVRKGGTRALLEMLSLHPDVAAAENEVHFFDWEEHYSQGLGWYLGQMPFSSPHQLTVEKTPAYFTSPKVPERVHSMNPGIRLLLILRDPSERVLSDYTQVFYNHVQKHKPYPSIEEFLVRDGRLNVGYKALNRSLYHVHLQNWLRFFPLRRIHIVDGDRLIRDPFPEIQKVERFLKLSPQINASNFYFNKTKGFYCLRDGGRDRCLHESKGRAHPQVDPRLLNKLHEYFHEPNKKFFELVGRTFDWH, from the coding sequence ATGGTGACCAGCACGGCCGCACTGCTCCTGGGCGCGGTGCTGCTGGTGGCCCAGCTCCAGCTAGTGCCTTCCCGCCCCGCCACGCCTGGGGCCGAGCCGGGTCAGCTGGAGCTTGCACGCAGAGGGGCCACCCTCCAGGGCGAGGGCCAGGAAGGTGCGGCCCCCAACGGCTCGGCCCAGCAGCTGCCTCAGACCATCATCATCGGTGTGCGCAAGGGCGGCACGCGCGCACTGTTGGAGATGCTCAGCTTGCACCCCGACGTGGCAGCTGCCGAGAACGAAGTCCACTTCTTCGACTGGGAGGAGCACTACAGCCAAGGCCTAGGCTGGTACCTGGGCCAGATGCCCTTCTCGTCCCCGCACCAGCTCACAGTGGAGAAGACTCCCGCGTACTTCACGTCGCCCAAAGTGCCTGAGCGCGTCCACAGCATGAACCCGGGCATCCGGCTGCTGCTCATCCTGCGAGACCCGTCTGAGCGCGTGCTGTCGGACTACACCCAAGTGTTCTACAACCACGTGCAGAAGCACAAGCCCTACCCGTCCATCGAAGAGTTCCTGGTGCGTGATGGCCGGCTCAACGTGGGCTACAAGGCGCTCAACCGCAGCCTCTACCACGTGCACTTGCAGAACTGGCTGCGCTTCTTCCCGCTGCGCCGCATTCACATCGTGGATGGCGACCGCCTCATCAGGGACCCTTTCCCGGAGATCCAGAAGGTTGAGCGGTTCCTGAAGCTGTCGCCGCAGATCAACGCCTCGAATTTTTACTTTAACAAAACCAAGGGTTTCTACTGCCTGCGGGACGGGGGCCGGGACCGCTGCTTGCACGAGTCCAAAGGCCGGGCACACCCCCAAGTCGACCCTAGACTCCTCAATAAACTGCACGAATATTTTCACGAGCCAAATAAGAAATTCTTCGAGCTTGTGGGCAGGACATTTGACTGGCACTGA